The following proteins come from a genomic window of Geminicoccaceae bacterium SCSIO 64248:
- a CDS encoding DMT family transporter, which translates to MPKAAMWMGGWLTLMLGMAVGGREATSELDVFQIMLMRSVIGLLLLYPLVRKHGGLLSMGTQRPLQHVGRNVVHYAAQYGWLLAITMIPLAQVIAIEFTMPIWTAIIAVLLLGERMNIRRIAAVLFGLVGVGIIVRPGMDTIDPGQIIALVVAVGFAVAATMVKSLTRTDSVTVIIFWMLVVQSILGIVPAAVVWKWPTGETWPWVLLIAFCGTFSHYCMARALVHADTTVVVPLDFMRVPLTALAGWLIYNEIFDTWMIVGTALILSGNLFNLRRAGTARIPTD; encoded by the coding sequence GTGCCCAAGGCAGCCATGTGGATGGGAGGATGGCTGACGCTCATGCTGGGCATGGCTGTCGGCGGCCGGGAGGCGACGTCCGAGCTCGATGTCTTCCAGATCATGCTGATGCGGTCGGTTATCGGCCTCCTCCTGCTCTATCCGCTGGTCAGGAAGCATGGCGGGCTGCTTTCCATGGGCACGCAGAGGCCGCTGCAGCATGTCGGACGGAACGTCGTGCACTATGCGGCCCAATATGGCTGGCTGCTTGCGATCACGATGATCCCGCTGGCACAGGTGATCGCTATCGAATTCACCATGCCGATATGGACGGCCATCATTGCCGTCCTTCTTCTCGGCGAGCGCATGAACATCCGAAGGATCGCCGCCGTGCTGTTCGGACTCGTCGGCGTCGGAATCATCGTGCGGCCCGGCATGGACACGATCGATCCCGGCCAGATCATCGCCCTCGTCGTCGCCGTCGGATTCGCCGTCGCCGCGACCATGGTGAAGTCCCTGACGCGAACCGACTCCGTTACGGTCATCATCTTCTGGATGCTTGTGGTCCAGTCGATTCTCGGCATCGTTCCGGCCGCCGTGGTTTGGAAATGGCCGACCGGCGAGACATGGCCATGGGTTCTTCTGATCGCTTTTTGCGGAACCTTCTCGCACTACTGCATGGCGCGCGCGCTGGTCCACGCCGACACCACCGTCGTCGTGCCGCTCGATTTCATGCGCGTGCCGCTGACGGCCCTCGCCGGCTGGCTGATCTACAACGAGATCTTCGACACGTGGATGATCGTTGGGACAGCTCTGATACTGTCAGGCAATCTGTTCAACCTGCGCAGAGCCGGCACGGCGCGGATCCCGACGGACTGA
- a CDS encoding TRAP transporter small permease has translation MSTVAEGVCRLIEVLCNLMLAAMTAIIATLVLSRNLTGYSPPWSEEITRYLLIWLTMMGATVLLWRNDHIRLDLLNAKLSPRLQFGLSIVLRVLVLGFLVILTQQGWLAALARSATRAPASNLNLFWPYLALPVGGAIMAFVTVVGLWRDLLVVSGRRPADPPSGTER, from the coding sequence GTGAGCACCGTGGCCGAAGGCGTGTGTCGGTTGATCGAGGTCCTGTGCAACCTGATGCTGGCGGCCATGACGGCGATCATCGCCACGCTGGTGCTCTCGCGCAACCTGACGGGCTACTCGCCGCCCTGGTCGGAAGAGATCACGCGCTACCTGCTGATCTGGCTGACCATGATGGGAGCCACGGTCCTCTTGTGGCGCAACGATCATATCCGTCTCGATCTGCTCAACGCGAAATTGTCGCCGCGTCTGCAGTTCGGGCTCTCGATCGTCCTGCGTGTCCTGGTCCTGGGCTTTCTCGTCATCCTGACGCAGCAAGGTTGGCTCGCGGCCCTGGCCCGCAGCGCCACGCGGGCACCCGCCAGCAATCTCAACCTGTTCTGGCCCTATCTTGCCCTTCCCGTCGGCGGCGCGATCATGGCGTTCGTCACTGTGGTCGGCCTATGGCGGGACCTCCTGGTCGTGTCGGGCCGCCGCCCGGCGGATCCGCCATCGGGCACGGAGCGCTAG
- a CDS encoding TRAP transporter substrate-binding protein produces MARQTLAILALGAALVGGSVSPASSAEFTMNMGVANPVIPNNFSWTHLEVLEREIEERSGGRIDVTIYPGAQLGGVESVVNQVKDGVVQASDASDGHFATTYPNVQVFSVPYLFRSREVAWRVLDGPVGDKMREEMAATTGLRPLFWTENGGFRHFTSASKELQSVADLSGLKMRVQNHPISMEIARALGMSPTPIAWGELYTALQTGVVDGQENSISTFLVPKLYEVQKHMILDGHIYAVNTVIVNEAWYQGLPDDLKAAIEQAAAVAVQTNRGLSVANEISGRATLEEEGVTVYAPTAEEMDELKKLTQEPAIAWLKSNVDAGLLDEIMAAAQEAEAHFGYR; encoded by the coding sequence ATGGCCAGACAGACGCTCGCCATTCTGGCGCTCGGGGCAGCACTTGTCGGCGGCTCGGTGTCGCCCGCCTCGTCCGCCGAGTTCACCATGAACATGGGCGTGGCCAATCCCGTCATTCCCAACAATTTTTCCTGGACCCACCTCGAGGTGCTCGAGCGCGAGATCGAGGAGCGCTCGGGCGGCCGCATCGACGTGACGATCTATCCCGGCGCGCAACTGGGCGGAGTCGAGTCGGTCGTGAATCAGGTGAAGGACGGCGTCGTCCAGGCATCCGACGCCTCGGACGGCCACTTCGCCACCACCTACCCGAACGTCCAGGTCTTCAGCGTGCCCTACCTGTTCCGCAGCCGCGAGGTTGCCTGGCGCGTGCTGGACGGCCCGGTCGGCGACAAGATGCGCGAGGAGATGGCGGCAACGACCGGGCTGCGTCCCCTGTTCTGGACCGAGAACGGCGGCTTCCGGCACTTCACGTCCGCCAGCAAGGAGTTGCAGAGCGTCGCGGACCTGTCCGGATTGAAGATGCGCGTGCAGAATCACCCGATCAGCATGGAGATCGCCCGCGCGCTGGGCATGTCGCCGACGCCGATCGCCTGGGGCGAACTCTACACGGCGCTGCAGACCGGCGTGGTCGACGGCCAGGAGAACTCGATCTCGACCTTCCTTGTGCCGAAGCTCTACGAGGTGCAAAAGCACATGATCCTCGACGGGCACATCTACGCGGTCAACACGGTGATCGTGAACGAGGCCTGGTATCAGGGCCTGCCGGACGACTTGAAGGCGGCGATCGAGCAGGCGGCCGCGGTCGCGGTCCAGACCAATCGCGGGCTTTCCGTGGCGAACGAGATCTCGGGACGCGCAACGCTCGAGGAGGAAGGCGTCACCGTCTACGCGCCGACGGCGGAGGAGATGGACGAGCTCAAGAAGCTCACCCAGGAGCCGGCCATCGCCTGGTTGAAGTCGAACGTCGACGCCGGTCTGCTCGACGAAATCATGGCCGCGGCGCAGGAAGCCGAGGCGCATTTCGGCTACCGCTGA
- a CDS encoding sugar ABC transporter substrate-binding protein has protein sequence MGTIRRALMGAVILCALTNGAVAQETTLRIATVDNGDMIRLQQLSQTFMRDNPGIALEWITLDENLLRQRVAIDVSTGAGRFDVVSIGTYEAPIWAERGWLSPLDTMPGDFQPDDILPTIRDALSFDGALYAAPFYGESSFTMYRTDLFEAAGLEMPRAPSWDFIKSAAATIAAHDPDVYGICLRGKPGWGENVALLTAMANAYGARWFDENWRPQLDSEAWARTVGDYVALMSQFGPPEATENGFGENLALFQAGRCGVWIDATAAASFVTDPSASTVADSVGFALAPDKGLGKRSNWLWAWALAVPQSSRHPDAAKRFISWATSQAYAELVASEQGWAHVPPGTRASLYENPRYRDAAPFAELTFESIQTADETSPTVEPVPYTGIQYVAVPEFQGIGTAVGQQIADVLAGEITVEEALRNAQWVAEKVVQHARFVQ, from the coding sequence ATGGGAACGATCAGGCGGGCGCTTATGGGCGCCGTGATCCTCTGCGCCTTGACGAACGGCGCAGTCGCTCAAGAAACGACGCTGCGCATCGCGACCGTCGACAACGGCGACATGATCCGGCTGCAGCAGCTGTCGCAGACTTTCATGCGCGACAATCCCGGCATTGCGCTGGAGTGGATCACGCTCGACGAGAACCTCTTGCGCCAGCGGGTCGCGATCGACGTCTCCACCGGCGCCGGCCGGTTCGACGTCGTCAGCATCGGCACCTACGAGGCGCCGATCTGGGCCGAGCGCGGCTGGCTGTCGCCTCTCGACACCATGCCCGGCGACTTCCAGCCCGACGACATCCTGCCGACCATCCGCGACGCCCTCTCCTTCGACGGCGCCCTCTACGCCGCGCCGTTCTACGGTGAATCCTCGTTCACCATGTACCGGACCGACCTGTTCGAGGCCGCCGGCCTCGAGATGCCGCGGGCGCCGAGTTGGGACTTCATCAAGAGCGCCGCGGCCACGATCGCCGCGCACGACCCCGACGTCTACGGCATCTGCCTGCGCGGCAAGCCCGGCTGGGGCGAGAACGTCGCCCTGCTCACGGCGATGGCCAACGCCTACGGCGCGCGCTGGTTCGACGAAAACTGGCGGCCGCAGCTGGACAGCGAGGCCTGGGCGCGCACGGTCGGCGACTACGTGGCGCTCATGAGCCAGTTCGGCCCGCCGGAGGCGACCGAGAACGGCTTCGGCGAGAACCTGGCGCTGTTCCAGGCCGGACGCTGCGGCGTTTGGATCGACGCCACCGCGGCGGCCTCGTTCGTCACGGATCCGTCGGCCTCCACAGTGGCCGACAGCGTCGGCTTCGCCCTCGCTCCGGACAAGGGCTTGGGCAAGCGCAGCAACTGGCTCTGGGCCTGGGCGCTCGCGGTGCCGCAGAGCTCGCGGCATCCGGACGCGGCGAAGCGCTTCATCAGCTGGGCCACGTCGCAAGCCTATGCCGAGCTGGTCGCGTCCGAGCAGGGCTGGGCGCACGTGCCGCCGGGAACGCGCGCCTCGCTCTACGAGAATCCCCGCTATCGGGACGCCGCGCCCTTCGCCGAGCTGACCTTCGAGTCCATCCAGACGGCCGACGAGACGAGTCCGACGGTCGAGCCCGTCCCCTATACTGGCATCCAGTACGTCGCGGTGCCGGAGTTCCAGGGCATCGGCACCGCCGTCGGTCAGCAGATCGCCGACGTGCTGGCGGGTGAGATCACCGTCGAGGAGGCCCTGCGCAACGCGCAATGGGTCGCGGAGAAGGTCGTCCAGCACGCCCGCTTTGTCCAGTAG
- a CDS encoding MarR family transcriptional regulator has translation MTVAPAELEHFFQTTTLRAPDNAVGFVLWRVAHRYQREAERELAPLNLTHLQFTTLAMTAWLCRSGELPTQAELARDAAIHPMQISLMLKVLEKKGFVGRSRSTVDTRSKQVTITPDGMDALRQAMPVVIALQQRLFGDDGAPGGALLDRLRAVETRGDGAQCMGEGPPGSRPRP, from the coding sequence ATGACGGTCGCGCCCGCCGAGCTCGAGCACTTCTTCCAGACGACAACGCTGCGCGCGCCCGACAACGCGGTCGGCTTCGTGCTGTGGCGTGTCGCGCACCGGTACCAGCGAGAGGCGGAACGCGAGCTTGCGCCGCTGAACCTCACCCATCTGCAATTCACCACCCTCGCCATGACGGCTTGGCTGTGCCGTTCGGGCGAGTTGCCGACGCAGGCCGAGCTGGCGCGCGACGCCGCGATTCACCCGATGCAGATCTCGCTGATGCTGAAGGTGCTGGAGAAGAAGGGCTTCGTCGGGCGGTCGCGCTCCACCGTCGACACGCGGTCGAAGCAGGTGACGATCACCCCGGACGGAATGGACGCGCTCCGGCAGGCCATGCCGGTCGTGATCGCGCTCCAGCAACGTCTTTTCGGTGACGACGGCGCGCCAGGCGGCGCCCTCCTCGATCGGCTGCGCGCCGTCGAGACGCGCGGCGATGGTGCGCAGTGCATGGGCGAGGGCCCACCGGGATCACGACCCCGGCCATAA
- a CDS encoding PLP-dependent aminotransferase family protein — MDETVQEFAFEGMLAPSVPRPEPRFKGHPTYNFIGGHNDPEQIPTERLAQAAARALEKHGRKLAMYNLGEGAQGFTGLREFLCAKLAAKRGIRCTADDILITTGSNQGIDLVNRVLVQPGDTVLIEEFSYAGAIGRARGSGANVVGMPLDSDGIDVERLAAILERLRSSGVTPKYIYTIPTIQNPTGSILPLERRHELIRLAGTFGVPIFEDECYADIVWSHDAPPSLHALAPGRVIHIGSFSKSLAPALRVGYAVADWAILGRMVAMKADGGTGAVDQMVAAEYFGAHFDPHIQGLAAALKRKRDVMIEALHEEFGTSADVWAPEGGIFVWLKLPDQVDVRSLTAAALDAGVAFNPGPDWACDGEAARSYMRLCFALPSAATIREGVAELARVCFEQTGIPSRSGNRLRQPLPSANG; from the coding sequence ATGGATGAGACGGTGCAGGAATTTGCGTTCGAGGGGATGCTGGCGCCAAGCGTGCCGCGACCCGAGCCGCGGTTTAAGGGCCATCCGACCTACAATTTCATAGGCGGCCACAACGATCCCGAGCAGATCCCGACGGAGAGGCTGGCGCAGGCGGCAGCGCGCGCCCTCGAGAAGCACGGCCGCAAGCTTGCGATGTACAATCTCGGCGAGGGCGCACAGGGCTTCACCGGGCTTCGCGAGTTCCTCTGCGCCAAGCTGGCGGCGAAACGCGGCATACGCTGCACGGCCGACGACATCCTGATCACCACGGGCTCGAACCAGGGCATCGATCTGGTCAATCGCGTCCTGGTCCAGCCCGGCGACACCGTGCTGATCGAGGAGTTCAGCTATGCCGGAGCGATCGGCCGGGCGCGGGGCAGCGGAGCGAACGTCGTCGGCATGCCGCTCGACAGCGACGGCATCGACGTCGAGCGCCTGGCGGCCATCCTGGAACGGCTTCGAAGCTCGGGCGTCACGCCGAAATACATCTACACGATCCCGACGATCCAGAACCCGACCGGCAGCATCCTGCCGCTCGAGCGCCGCCACGAACTCATCCGTCTCGCGGGAACGTTCGGCGTCCCGATCTTCGAGGACGAGTGCTACGCCGACATCGTCTGGTCACACGACGCGCCGCCGTCGCTGCACGCGCTGGCACCGGGCCGGGTGATCCATATCGGCTCCTTCTCGAAGTCGCTCGCGCCTGCGCTTCGCGTCGGCTACGCCGTCGCCGACTGGGCGATCCTCGGCCGCATGGTCGCGATGAAGGCGGACGGCGGCACCGGCGCGGTCGACCAGATGGTGGCGGCCGAATATTTCGGCGCGCATTTCGATCCGCACATCCAAGGTCTCGCCGCCGCGCTCAAGCGCAAGCGCGACGTCATGATCGAAGCGCTCCACGAGGAGTTCGGAACGTCCGCCGACGTCTGGGCGCCCGAGGGCGGCATCTTCGTCTGGCTGAAGCTGCCCGACCAGGTCGACGTCCGCAGCTTGACTGCCGCGGCGCTCGATGCCGGCGTCGCGTTCAATCCCGGCCCGGATTGGGCGTGCGACGGCGAGGCGGCCAGGAGCTACATGCGCCTGTGCTTCGCCCTGCCGTCGGCCGCGACGATACGGGAAGGCGTCGCTGAGCTTGCGCGCGTCTGCTTCGAGCAGACCGGCATACCGTCGCGCAGCGGCAACCGGTTGCGGCAGCCCTTGCCTTCGGCGAACGGCTAG
- a CDS encoding mandelate racemase/muconate lactonizing enzyme family protein has translation MKISKVIIHNVDYGADAHTHWQIGIVRIETDEGVQGCGEIGLAYGTGAEGGIHMARALAERFLIGRDPLQIEPIWDDMFRRTFWGQGGGPIIYGAMSAIDNALWDIKGKTLGVPVFELMAGRMRDDIRLYANGWFVGLNTPEEWAEGALKVVADGYTALKFDPFGQTPDGRWWYPRRHIDRDWALLAVRRVEAVRKAVGDDIDICLDIHGNLGTTDAIIYGRMLEASRPFFYEEPVDPLNAACMKKVSDNVKIPIAGGERLYLRYQYRPFLEQQAIDIIQPDLGLCGGLTEARKIAAYAETYNVHVQPHNCGGPVSTAACVQLDAAIPNFIIMEWFPYFADDRYAIVTDPLERRQSDGRYRVPDRPGLGVELNDDYLKRFDALVVA, from the coding sequence ATGAAGATCTCCAAAGTCATCATTCACAACGTCGATTACGGCGCCGACGCGCACACCCACTGGCAGATCGGCATCGTGCGGATCGAGACCGACGAGGGCGTCCAGGGCTGCGGCGAGATCGGTCTGGCCTACGGCACGGGCGCCGAAGGCGGCATCCACATGGCGCGCGCGCTGGCCGAGCGTTTCCTGATCGGCCGCGATCCGCTGCAGATCGAGCCGATCTGGGACGACATGTTCCGCCGGACCTTCTGGGGGCAGGGCGGCGGTCCGATCATCTACGGAGCCATGTCCGCCATCGACAACGCGCTCTGGGACATCAAGGGCAAGACACTGGGCGTGCCTGTCTTCGAGCTCATGGCCGGACGGATGCGTGACGACATACGCCTCTATGCGAACGGCTGGTTCGTCGGACTGAACACGCCCGAGGAATGGGCCGAGGGCGCGCTCAAGGTCGTGGCGGACGGCTACACCGCCTTGAAGTTCGATCCGTTCGGCCAGACGCCGGACGGGCGCTGGTGGTACCCGCGCCGCCATATCGACCGCGACTGGGCGCTCCTTGCGGTCCGCCGGGTCGAGGCCGTGCGCAAGGCCGTGGGCGACGACATCGACATCTGCCTGGACATCCACGGCAATCTCGGCACGACCGATGCCATCATCTACGGACGCATGCTCGAGGCGAGCCGGCCCTTCTTCTACGAGGAGCCGGTCGATCCGCTGAACGCGGCCTGCATGAAGAAGGTCTCGGACAACGTCAAAATCCCGATCGCCGGCGGCGAGCGCCTCTATCTGCGCTACCAGTACCGGCCGTTCCTGGAACAGCAGGCGATCGACATCATCCAGCCCGATCTCGGCCTGTGCGGCGGGCTGACCGAGGCGCGGAAGATCGCGGCCTACGCCGAGACCTACAACGTGCACGTCCAGCCGCACAATTGCGGCGGGCCGGTGTCCACCGCCGCCTGTGTCCAGCTCGACGCCGCCATCCCGAACTTCATCATCATGGAGTGGTTCCCGTATTTCGCGGACGACCGCTACGCCATCGTCACGGACCCGCTCGAGCGGCGGCAGAGCGACGGACGGTACCGCGTTCCCGACAGGCCGGGCCTCGGGGTCGAGTTGAACGACGATTACCTCAAGCGCTTCGACGCGCTCGTGGTCGCGTGA
- a CDS encoding GntR family transcriptional regulator, producing the protein MSRAASGGLPIPKVERPQSLSAIVIAQLRQLIITGRLELGQQISEITIAEQLGVSRTPVREAFLTLETERLLRVHRQRGTFVFDYDARELREICELRAVLETGAFRIALQRDRPRLVTSLAEQVAAAKVAATSGIDAYQTADTAFHDALVRSSDNRELIEGYARISGRIRAVRYRLMRTPQQIAKSCREHSAVASLLKHGKDAEAEAALVKHVYNGYQAFIAATVGDARG; encoded by the coding sequence GTGAGCCGCGCGGCCTCCGGAGGCCTGCCCATACCGAAGGTGGAACGTCCGCAGTCCTTGTCGGCGATCGTCATCGCCCAGTTGCGTCAGCTGATCATCACGGGCCGGCTCGAACTCGGTCAGCAGATCTCGGAGATCACCATCGCGGAGCAGCTGGGTGTCAGCCGCACGCCCGTTCGCGAGGCGTTCCTGACGCTCGAGACCGAGCGGCTGCTGCGCGTGCACCGGCAACGCGGGACCTTCGTCTTCGACTACGACGCGCGAGAGCTGCGCGAGATCTGCGAGCTGCGGGCCGTCCTGGAGACGGGCGCGTTCCGTATCGCCCTGCAGCGTGATCGGCCGCGACTCGTGACCTCGCTGGCGGAGCAGGTCGCGGCCGCCAAGGTCGCGGCGACATCGGGCATCGACGCGTATCAGACCGCCGACACCGCCTTTCACGACGCGCTCGTGCGTTCGTCCGACAACCGCGAGCTCATCGAAGGCTACGCCCGGATCTCGGGACGGATCCGCGCCGTGCGCTACCGCCTCATGCGGACGCCGCAGCAGATCGCGAAATCCTGTCGCGAGCACAGCGCGGTCGCCTCCTTGCTGAAGCACGGCAAGGACGCCGAGGCGGAAGCGGCCTTGGTCAAGCACGTCTACAACGGGTATCAGGCGTTCATCGCCGCGACCGTCGGCGACGCGCGGGGCTAG
- a CDS encoding TRAP transporter large permease: MGLLGFIVVFLILLAFGLPIAFVMLLSSTLYFLASGNPLFLRMIPEKMFAGIDVFVLLAIPFFLLAGEIMNKAKLTDRLFDFCNLLVGRIRGGLAQVNVVSSIMFSGVTGVALGDIASQGRMFIFAMERQGYDRPFSAAITAATALLGAIMPPSTMIIVYCAVTNVSVGAMFAAAVIPALMLGLFQMVQVQWIAWRKQYPKVEVEVTAWKLFTGFRDAFFAVAMPVILIRGIIVGWFTPTEAAAACVVYALFVSFFILRTLHIKDTWSILSVASMDTARLFFIISGAAAMSWVFAMENVPAVVQQLMSGVSTNVVVVVLVINLFFLFCGMWLDASISIILFSPIVAPLASAAGIHPVQLGIMLCMNCVLGNITPPVGNVLFAVANIAKIGIGPLTRAMLPYIVSGLLLVILIGLWPDLTLTLPRAFDLVRP, translated from the coding sequence ATGGGGCTGCTCGGTTTCATCGTCGTCTTTTTGATCCTGCTGGCCTTCGGCCTGCCGATCGCCTTCGTCATGCTGCTGTCGTCGACGCTTTACTTCCTCGCGTCCGGCAACCCTTTGTTCCTGCGCATGATCCCGGAGAAGATGTTCGCCGGCATCGACGTCTTCGTCCTGCTCGCGATCCCGTTCTTCCTGCTGGCCGGCGAGATCATGAACAAGGCGAAGCTGACCGATCGCCTGTTCGATTTCTGCAACCTGCTGGTCGGCCGCATCCGCGGAGGGCTGGCGCAGGTCAACGTCGTGTCGAGCATCATGTTTTCGGGCGTCACGGGCGTTGCGCTGGGCGACATCGCCAGCCAGGGCCGCATGTTCATCTTCGCGATGGAGCGCCAGGGCTACGACCGTCCCTTCTCGGCGGCGATCACGGCGGCGACCGCTTTGCTCGGCGCCATCATGCCGCCTTCGACGATGATCATCGTCTACTGCGCCGTCACCAACGTGTCCGTCGGGGCTATGTTCGCCGCGGCGGTCATCCCGGCCCTCATGCTCGGCCTGTTCCAGATGGTTCAGGTCCAGTGGATCGCCTGGCGCAAGCAATACCCCAAGGTCGAGGTCGAGGTGACGGCATGGAAGCTCTTCACGGGCTTTCGCGACGCGTTCTTCGCCGTGGCCATGCCGGTCATCCTGATCCGCGGCATCATCGTCGGCTGGTTCACGCCGACCGAGGCGGCGGCTGCGTGCGTGGTCTACGCCCTGTTCGTCAGCTTCTTCATCCTGCGAACGCTGCACATCAAGGACACGTGGTCGATCCTGTCGGTCGCCTCCATGGACACCGCCCGGCTGTTCTTCATCATCTCCGGCGCCGCGGCGATGAGCTGGGTCTTTGCCATGGAGAACGTGCCGGCGGTCGTCCAGCAGCTGATGTCCGGCGTCAGCACCAACGTCGTGGTGGTGGTGCTCGTCATCAACCTCTTCTTCCTGTTCTGCGGGATGTGGCTGGACGCCAGCATCTCGATCATCCTGTTCTCGCCCATCGTCGCGCCCCTGGCCAGCGCCGCCGGGATCCATCCGGTCCAGCTCGGCATCATGCTCTGCATGAACTGCGTGCTGGGCAACATCACGCCTCCCGTCGGCAACGTCCTGTTCGCCGTCGCCAACATAGCCAAGATCGGCATCGGACCGCTGACCCGGGCGATGCTTCCCTACATCGTCAGCGGCCTTCTCCTGGTCATCCTGATCGGCCTTTGGCCCGATCTCACGCTCACGCTGCCACGCGCGTTCGACCTCGTCAGACCCTGA
- a CDS encoding mandelate racemase/muconate lactonizing enzyme family protein encodes MKITKLTIWDVDYGTSFNVNQHPAILRIETDQGIHGAGEIGLAYGDGNRGAIHALAQLAERHLLGRDARAIGATWDRLYRDTFWGFSPGPLLYGAISAIDNALWDIKGKALGVPVWQLLGGRMHDSVRLYANGWFRNMGAPEAAAERALAIREEGYTACKFDPFEADRDGVFMWPKRHIPREWGLLAVDRVRAVREAVGPDFDICLDIHGNLGTTDAIIYGRMLAPHRPFFYEEPVDPNNVDSMEKVSREVEIPIAGGERLYTRYQFRPFVERQAMDILQPDIGLCGGISEMMKIAALGEVYNLHVQPHNCGGPVASAAAVHAVFAMPNFIILEWFPYWPDGRYDIVQEAYERKASHGRLPAPTAPGLGIELNDDYLGRYPRIEVG; translated from the coding sequence ATGAAGATCACCAAGCTCACGATCTGGGACGTCGACTACGGCACCAGCTTCAACGTGAACCAGCACCCGGCCATCCTGCGGATCGAGACCGACCAGGGCATCCATGGCGCCGGTGAGATCGGCCTCGCCTATGGCGACGGCAATCGCGGCGCCATCCATGCGCTCGCGCAGCTGGCCGAGCGTCACCTGCTCGGACGCGACGCCCGCGCGATCGGCGCGACCTGGGACCGCCTCTATCGCGACACGTTCTGGGGCTTCAGCCCGGGGCCGCTGCTCTACGGCGCGATCAGCGCCATCGACAACGCGCTTTGGGACATCAAGGGCAAGGCGCTGGGCGTGCCGGTCTGGCAATTGCTGGGCGGCCGGATGCACGACAGCGTCCGGCTCTACGCCAATGGCTGGTTCCGCAACATGGGCGCGCCCGAAGCGGCCGCGGAACGCGCCCTTGCCATCCGGGAGGAAGGCTACACGGCCTGCAAGTTCGATCCCTTCGAGGCGGACCGCGACGGCGTCTTCATGTGGCCCAAGCGTCATATCCCCAGGGAGTGGGGGCTGCTGGCCGTGGACCGGGTCCGGGCGGTGCGGGAGGCCGTCGGCCCGGACTTCGACATCTGCCTGGACATCCACGGCAATCTCGGCACGACCGACGCGATCATCTACGGGCGCATGCTGGCGCCGCACCGGCCGTTCTTCTACGAGGAGCCGGTCGACCCCAACAATGTCGATTCGATGGAGAAGGTCAGCCGGGAGGTCGAGATTCCGATCGCCGGCGGCGAACGGCTCTACACGCGCTACCAGTTCCGGCCCTTCGTCGAGCGGCAGGCCATGGACATCCTGCAGCCGGACATCGGCCTTTGCGGCGGGATCAGCGAGATGATGAAGATCGCCGCTCTCGGCGAGGTCTACAACCTGCACGTCCAGCCGCACAATTGCGGCGGGCCGGTCGCGAGCGCGGCCGCGGTGCATGCCGTCTTCGCCATGCCGAACTTCATCATCCTGGAGTGGTTTCCCTACTGGCCGGACGGTCGCTACGACATCGTGCAGGAGGCCTACGAGCGCAAGGCGTCACACGGAAGGTTGCCCGCGCCGACAGCGCCCGGCCTCGGGATCGAGCTGAACGACGACTATCTCGGCCGCTATCCGAGGATCGAGGTGGGCTAG
- a CDS encoding thiamine pyrophosphate-binding protein, whose translation MAVIGEEAANPDMAVTDAPTWPDRIHATLKAADVRQVAVVPDAGHSRLIRLCEADADMTVVRLTTEEEGIALLGGAWLGGQRGVLLMQSSGVGNCINMLSLPNACQFPLLMVVTMRGDWGEFNPMQVFMGAATQPALESMNVIVRRADRPEDVAETVEATLNLAFNTLRPAATLIGQRVIGSKNFKELTQ comes from the coding sequence ATGGCTGTAATCGGGGAAGAAGCGGCCAATCCGGACATGGCGGTCACGGATGCGCCGACGTGGCCCGACAGGATCCACGCGACGCTCAAGGCAGCCGACGTGAGACAGGTCGCCGTCGTGCCCGACGCGGGTCATTCGCGGCTTATCCGCTTGTGCGAGGCCGACGCCGACATGACGGTCGTGCGCCTGACGACCGAGGAGGAGGGGATCGCCCTGCTCGGCGGTGCGTGGCTCGGGGGACAGCGCGGGGTGCTGCTCATGCAAAGCAGCGGCGTCGGCAACTGCATCAACATGCTGTCGCTGCCGAACGCCTGCCAGTTCCCGCTATTGATGGTCGTCACGATGAGGGGCGACTGGGGCGAGTTCAATCCGATGCAGGTCTTCATGGGCGCCGCGACCCAGCCTGCGCTCGAGAGCATGAACGTGATCGTCCGCCGCGCGGACAGACCCGAAGACGTCGCCGAGACGGTCGAGGCGACCCTGAACCTGGCCTTCAACACCTTGCGGCCGGCGGCGACCCTGATC